From the genome of Phytohabitans rumicis, one region includes:
- a CDS encoding NYN domain-containing protein, translating into MSVPVPPDDRSPGDAALDGTDSSHAGDFEPSFEPSFEPEPVLPEPVRQRVVALTAAALPGLPGDELPAPLRRVAKFAPNRRARHGGLMIATQLAGDPLFRQRITRRVLEEAGDLGAAVIEGICPAAADPVEVAALAYLARPEGWRDLVEAAGEAVRAEADSAAVADLMRDAEHRAARAEHDRAVAKVEAEKLRDELARVREEMGQLREEARQATRALRETQVRERKATEMLATERGRVARATADHDAELRRVRAKLAEAEALAGNARATAKEARAVDDARLWLLLETIGQAAVGLRRELALDPAERRPADFVADAFADRPGEVSSTRALDADDPARLDQLLALPRAHLVVDGYNVTKRGFGEMSLEQQRKRLITGLGGIAAQTGDEITVVFDGAERVHGLPPAPRGVRVLFSRKGETADDLIRRLVRAEPSGRPVVVVSSDREVADGVRRHGAYPLGADALLRRLSRS; encoded by the coding sequence ATGTCAGTACCTGTTCCGCCCGACGACCGCTCGCCTGGCGACGCGGCGCTCGACGGTACTGACTCGTCACACGCTGGGGATTTCGAGCCTTCGTTCGAGCCTTCGTTCGAGCCCGAGCCGGTGCTGCCGGAGCCGGTCCGTCAGCGGGTCGTCGCCCTGACCGCGGCCGCCCTACCTGGCCTTCCCGGCGACGAGCTGCCCGCGCCGCTGCGCCGGGTGGCGAAATTCGCGCCCAACCGGCGGGCCCGGCACGGCGGCCTCATGATCGCCACCCAGCTCGCCGGCGACCCCCTCTTCCGCCAGCGGATCACCAGGCGGGTCCTGGAGGAGGCCGGTGACCTGGGCGCGGCCGTGATCGAGGGGATCTGCCCCGCCGCCGCCGACCCCGTCGAGGTGGCCGCGCTGGCCTACCTTGCCCGGCCGGAAGGCTGGCGTGACCTCGTCGAAGCCGCCGGCGAGGCGGTCCGCGCCGAGGCCGACAGCGCCGCCGTGGCCGACCTGATGCGCGACGCCGAGCACCGGGCCGCCCGCGCCGAGCACGATCGCGCCGTCGCCAAGGTCGAGGCCGAAAAGCTGCGCGACGAGCTGGCCCGGGTCCGCGAGGAGATGGGCCAGCTGCGCGAAGAGGCCCGGCAGGCCACCCGCGCGCTGCGCGAGACCCAGGTGCGCGAGCGCAAGGCCACCGAGATGCTGGCCACCGAGCGGGGCCGGGTCGCGCGGGCCACCGCCGACCACGACGCGGAGCTTCGCCGGGTACGCGCCAAGCTGGCCGAAGCCGAGGCGCTGGCCGGCAACGCCCGGGCCACCGCCAAGGAGGCGCGTGCCGTCGACGACGCCCGGCTGTGGCTGCTCCTGGAGACCATCGGCCAGGCCGCCGTCGGGCTGCGCCGCGAGCTGGCCCTGGACCCGGCCGAGCGGCGCCCGGCAGACTTCGTGGCGGACGCCTTCGCCGACCGGCCCGGCGAGGTGTCCAGCACCCGCGCCCTGGACGCCGACGACCCGGCCCGCCTCGACCAGCTCCTCGCCCTGCCGCGCGCCCACCTGGTCGTCGACGGATACAACGTCACCAAACGCGGGTTCGGCGAGATGTCCCTGGAGCAGCAGCGCAAACGCCTGATCACCGGGCTCGGCGGGATCGCGGCCCAGACCGGCGACGAGATCACGGTGGTCTTCGACGGGGCCGAGCGGGTGCACGGCCTGCCACCCGCCCCGCGTGGCGTACGCGTACTCTTCTCCCGCAAGGGCGAGACGGCCGACGATCTGATCCGGCGCCTGGTGCGCGCCGAGCCCTCCGGCCGCCCCGTCGTGGTGGTCTCCTCCGACCGCGAGGTGGCCGACGGCGTCCGCCGGCACGGCGCGTACCCCTTGGGCGCCGACGCCCTCCTCCGCCGCCTCTCCCGCTCCTAA
- a CDS encoding M48 family metallopeptidase has translation MTPRLWAAVALGGLVVALLVAAAVLVPWHRPPAPRADQLAALRDLPAQQVSRGRAFHSALRPGSYGGLLVGLAVALVLGLTPLGSKLVTSVGKPFGDHWVARAVLGGLAVVLVAELVTLPFAAWRHTILVRYGLSTQTWGGWAVDVLKSYAVSAVIAAVALLGFYTVTRLAPRWWWAFGAAGAAALVVLLSFIVPVLVEPVFNKFTPMEPGPLRTELMSLAERDGVPVRDVLVADASRRTRAVNAYVSGLGPTRRIVVYDTLLREAPPAEVASVVAHELGHAKDRDVFTGTLIGALGAAAAVVALYLLGGWGWLLRAAGVDSMGEPRALALMIAVVSVVGLLSSPVQSLVSRRVEARADAHALTLTGDPATFEAMQRRLSTVNLGDPDPPRWEYLYSASHPSTVERMAAARAYARGAR, from the coding sequence ATGACCCCTAGGCTCTGGGCGGCCGTGGCGCTGGGCGGCCTCGTCGTCGCGCTGTTGGTCGCGGCGGCGGTGCTGGTGCCGTGGCACCGCCCGCCCGCACCGCGCGCCGATCAGCTCGCCGCCCTGCGCGATCTGCCAGCCCAGCAGGTCAGCCGGGGGCGGGCGTTCCACTCGGCGCTGCGCCCGGGGTCGTACGGCGGGCTGCTGGTCGGCCTGGCGGTGGCGCTGGTGCTCGGCCTCACCCCGCTCGGCAGCAAGCTGGTGACGTCGGTGGGCAAGCCGTTCGGGGACCACTGGGTGGCGCGCGCGGTGCTCGGCGGGCTGGCCGTGGTGCTGGTCGCCGAGCTGGTCACGTTGCCGTTCGCCGCGTGGCGGCACACGATCCTGGTGCGCTATGGGCTCTCCACCCAGACCTGGGGCGGGTGGGCGGTCGACGTGCTCAAGTCGTACGCGGTGAGCGCCGTCATCGCGGCGGTCGCGCTGCTCGGCTTCTACACGGTGACGAGGCTCGCACCGCGGTGGTGGTGGGCGTTCGGCGCGGCGGGTGCGGCCGCTCTGGTCGTCCTGCTGTCGTTCATCGTGCCGGTGCTCGTCGAGCCGGTGTTCAACAAGTTCACGCCGATGGAGCCCGGTCCGCTGCGCACCGAGCTGATGAGCCTCGCCGAGCGCGACGGCGTACCGGTCCGCGACGTGCTGGTCGCGGACGCGTCCCGGCGCACGCGGGCGGTCAACGCGTACGTCTCGGGCCTGGGCCCCACCCGCCGCATCGTCGTGTACGACACGCTGCTGCGCGAGGCGCCGCCCGCCGAGGTGGCCAGCGTGGTCGCGCACGAGTTGGGGCACGCCAAGGACCGCGACGTCTTCACCGGCACGCTGATCGGCGCGCTGGGAGCCGCGGCCGCGGTGGTGGCGCTCTACCTGCTCGGCGGGTGGGGCTGGCTGCTGCGCGCCGCCGGGGTCGACTCGATGGGTGAGCCGCGGGCGCTCGCGCTGATGATCGCGGTGGTGAGCGTGGTGGGTCTGCTCTCGTCCCCGGTGCAGAGCCTGGTGTCCCGCCGGGTGGAGGCGCGGGCGGACGCGCACGCGCTCACGCTGACCGGCGACCCGGCGACGTTCGAGGCGATGCAGCGCCGGCTGTCCACTGTGAACCTCGGCGACCCTGACCCGCCCCGGTGGGAGTACCTGTACTCGGCGTCGCACCCGTCCACGGTGGAGCGGATGGCGGCCGCCCGCGCGTACGCCCGCGGGGCACGATGA
- a CDS encoding ABC transporter ATP-binding protein: protein MEPADDELKVPYWLTATAEAANATFWRMLRRLPHLLAQAWRLAWRASPRNTLAVVGFELAAGVASAVGLVSVVGVLDGLLRAGPTPDRIRAAVPSLLLMVGATALHTLLRSVATGAQGRLSPQVSQTAEMELLDLTTRVDLATFDDPDWRDAMQRARDRGIDAAQRVVDHGIELGTNLVGLVAAGSVLAVLHPVLLPLLVLAVLPTGWAAVRSARLGYRQQLRLVAVWRRKWMLSDLLADREPAPEVRAFTVRRYLLAEVARLLDVATGEYMKVSTRQVRTNLFGAALGGVATGMTYAALIGLLVTGRMELAVGGAAAYAISTGIGKLTQLAFTINHIYEQGLYFSDYEGFCALARERAEPVPAARAPLGPELIELRGVTFAYPGADRPAVRDVTLRLRRGETIALVGENGSGKSTLARLLAGLYHPDHGAVAWDGVDLAGVDPVSVRDQVAVVMQEPTRWPLSARDNITIGRYERPAPQPDVEVAARQGDAHDFIVELTRGYDTLLSRHFTDGADLSGGQWQRLAVSRAFFRDAALLICDEPTANLDARAEHDVYVRLRELAAGRTVVLITHRLASVREADRIYVLDHGAVTEEGGHVELMALGGTYATLFTLQASAYQEQPGLEEGVDV, encoded by the coding sequence ATGGAACCGGCAGACGACGAGCTGAAGGTCCCGTACTGGTTGACGGCTACCGCAGAAGCCGCCAATGCCACATTTTGGCGGATGCTGCGCCGCCTACCGCATCTGCTCGCCCAGGCATGGCGGCTGGCGTGGCGGGCGAGTCCGCGCAACACCCTGGCCGTCGTCGGGTTCGAGCTGGCCGCGGGCGTGGCCAGCGCCGTCGGGCTGGTCAGCGTCGTCGGGGTGCTCGACGGGCTGCTGCGGGCCGGCCCGACGCCCGACCGGATCCGCGCCGCCGTACCGTCGCTGCTGCTCATGGTCGGGGCGACGGCGCTGCACACGCTGCTGCGCTCGGTGGCGACCGGGGCGCAGGGCCGGCTGTCGCCGCAGGTGAGCCAGACCGCGGAGATGGAGCTGCTGGATCTGACGACGCGGGTGGATCTGGCCACGTTCGACGATCCGGACTGGCGGGACGCGATGCAGCGGGCCCGCGACCGGGGCATCGACGCGGCGCAGCGGGTGGTCGACCACGGCATCGAGCTGGGCACCAACCTCGTGGGGCTGGTCGCGGCCGGCAGCGTGCTCGCGGTGCTGCATCCGGTGCTGCTGCCGCTGCTGGTCCTGGCGGTGCTGCCGACCGGGTGGGCGGCGGTGCGTTCGGCGCGGTTGGGCTACCGCCAGCAGCTGCGGCTGGTCGCGGTGTGGCGTCGCAAGTGGATGCTGTCGGACCTGCTCGCCGACCGCGAGCCGGCCCCGGAGGTCCGAGCCTTCACGGTACGGCGGTACCTGCTCGCCGAGGTGGCCCGGCTGCTGGACGTGGCGACCGGGGAGTACATGAAGGTGTCCACGCGGCAGGTGCGCACCAACCTGTTCGGCGCGGCGCTGGGCGGCGTGGCGACCGGCATGACGTACGCGGCGCTCATCGGGCTGCTCGTCACCGGCCGGATGGAGCTGGCCGTCGGCGGCGCGGCGGCGTACGCGATCAGCACCGGCATCGGCAAGCTCACCCAGCTCGCGTTCACCATCAACCACATCTACGAGCAGGGCCTGTACTTCAGCGACTACGAGGGTTTCTGCGCCCTCGCCCGCGAGCGGGCCGAGCCGGTGCCGGCCGCCCGTGCCCCGCTCGGCCCGGAGCTGATCGAGCTGCGCGGCGTCACGTTCGCGTACCCGGGTGCGGATCGTCCCGCGGTGCGCGACGTCACGCTGCGCCTGCGCCGCGGCGAGACCATCGCCCTGGTCGGCGAGAACGGCTCCGGCAAGTCGACGCTCGCCCGGCTGCTCGCCGGCCTCTACCACCCGGACCACGGCGCGGTCGCGTGGGACGGCGTCGACCTCGCCGGCGTCGACCCGGTCAGCGTCCGCGACCAGGTCGCGGTCGTCATGCAGGAGCCCACCCGGTGGCCGCTGTCCGCGCGCGACAACATCACCATCGGCCGGTACGAGCGACCGGCGCCCCAGCCCGACGTCGAGGTGGCCGCGCGGCAGGGCGACGCGCACGACTTCATCGTCGAGCTGACCCGCGGGTACGACACACTCCTGTCCCGCCACTTCACCGACGGCGCGGACCTGTCCGGCGGGCAGTGGCAGCGGCTGGCGGTCAGCCGGGCGTTCTTCCGCGACGCGGCGCTGCTCATCTGCGACGAGCCGACCGCCAACCTGGACGCCCGCGCCGAGCACGACGTCTACGTGCGCCTGCGTGAGCTGGCCGCCGGCCGTACCGTCGTGCTGATCACCCACCGGCTGGCCAGCGTGCGCGAGGCCGACCGCATCTACGTGCTCGACCACGGCGCGGTGACCGAGGAGGGCGGGCACGTCGAGCTGATGGCGCTGGGCGGCACGTACGCGACCCTGTTCACCCTGCAGGCCAGCGCCTACCAGGAGCAGCCTGGGCTAGAGGAGGGCGTCGACGTGTGA
- a CDS encoding putative bifunctional diguanylate cyclase/phosphodiesterase: protein MGEPHVTVPVAYGPGLAVFARAWAKAVAGTSYMPVTQAELESFLDGLTLRLVEALYAEPFSLRRGYQIGADLVAAHIASAEGLGRTIEVIDLRLLRDLGLSGDDMRDRMGRLLGTVAIGYARALRDRTLDEQESIRRAAMVAREQAEQALRESEARFRHQATHDPLTDLPNRTLFTERLGAAFTRGSSADRRIGVCFLDLDGFKMINDTLGHHVGDMLLVAVADKLRRGVGGHLVARMGGDEFVILVEDTTCTDDALKVADAALAAIGEPTTVEGQDLRVSASIGIVERPVEGTTPSDVMRAADITLHWAKTAGKGRWALFDSERNERELTRYALSSAMPDALDRGEFCLDYQPLVSLSDGSLLGVEALVRWRHPKLGVLRPDRFIGLAEETGMIVRLGGWVLAEACRQARRWIDLSPQAPFVSVNLAVRQVRGPGLVDEVTTILERYSLPPDRLQLEITESAMMNSADESVHNLRSLADLGVRIAIDDFGTGYSNLAYLRSLPVCELKVAGSFVEGLRAPAADPASITDERILATLVSLAHTLDLTVTAEGVETAAQADRLRAIGCDAAQGWHFGQPNPASHVDALL, encoded by the coding sequence ATGGGCGAGCCGCACGTCACGGTTCCCGTCGCGTACGGGCCGGGCCTGGCTGTCTTCGCCCGCGCCTGGGCCAAGGCGGTCGCCGGCACCAGCTACATGCCGGTGACCCAGGCCGAGTTGGAGAGCTTCCTGGATGGCCTGACCCTCCGCCTGGTCGAGGCGCTGTACGCCGAGCCGTTCAGCCTGCGCCGCGGCTACCAGATCGGCGCCGACCTGGTCGCCGCCCACATCGCGTCCGCCGAAGGGCTGGGCCGCACGATCGAGGTCATCGACCTGCGCCTGCTGCGCGACCTGGGCCTGTCCGGCGACGACATGCGCGACCGGATGGGCCGGCTGCTCGGCACGGTCGCGATCGGGTACGCCCGCGCCCTGCGCGACCGCACCCTCGACGAGCAGGAGTCGATCCGGCGGGCCGCGATGGTCGCCCGGGAGCAGGCCGAGCAGGCGCTGCGGGAGAGCGAGGCGCGGTTCCGGCATCAGGCCACCCACGACCCGCTCACCGACCTGCCCAACCGCACCCTCTTCACGGAACGCCTCGGGGCCGCCTTCACCCGCGGCAGCTCCGCGGACCGGCGCATCGGGGTGTGCTTCCTCGACCTCGACGGCTTCAAGATGATCAACGACACGCTCGGCCACCACGTCGGCGACATGCTCCTGGTGGCGGTCGCCGACAAGCTCCGCCGCGGGGTCGGCGGCCACCTCGTCGCGCGGATGGGCGGCGACGAGTTCGTGATCCTGGTCGAGGACACCACGTGCACCGACGACGCGCTCAAGGTGGCCGACGCGGCGCTCGCCGCCATCGGCGAACCGACCACCGTGGAGGGTCAGGACCTCCGCGTCTCGGCGAGCATCGGCATCGTCGAGCGCCCGGTCGAGGGCACCACGCCGAGCGACGTGATGCGGGCCGCGGACATCACGCTGCACTGGGCCAAGACCGCCGGCAAGGGCCGCTGGGCCCTCTTCGACTCCGAACGCAACGAGCGCGAGCTCACCCGGTACGCGCTGTCGTCCGCGATGCCCGACGCGCTGGACCGGGGCGAGTTCTGCCTGGACTACCAGCCGCTCGTCTCGCTCTCCGACGGATCGCTGCTCGGCGTCGAGGCGCTCGTCCGCTGGCGCCACCCGAAGCTGGGCGTGCTGCGGCCGGACCGGTTCATCGGGCTGGCCGAGGAGACCGGCATGATCGTACGGCTGGGCGGCTGGGTGCTCGCCGAGGCGTGCCGCCAGGCCCGCCGCTGGATCGACCTGAGCCCGCAGGCGCCGTTCGTGAGCGTCAACCTCGCCGTACGGCAGGTGCGCGGGCCGGGGCTGGTCGACGAGGTCACCACGATCCTCGAACGCTACAGTCTGCCGCCCGACCGGCTCCAGCTGGAGATCACCGAGAGCGCGATGATGAACAGCGCCGACGAGTCCGTGCACAACCTGCGCTCGCTGGCCGACCTCGGGGTGCGGATCGCCATCGACGACTTCGGCACCGGGTACTCCAACCTGGCGTACCTGCGGTCGCTGCCGGTGTGCGAGCTCAAGGTGGCCGGATCGTTCGTGGAAGGGCTGCGCGCCCCGGCCGCCGACCCGGCGAGCATCACCGACGAGCGCATCCTGGCCACGCTCGTGTCGCTGGCCCACACGCTCGACCTCACGGTCACCGCCGAGGGCGTGGAGACCGCCGCGCAGGCCGACCGGCTGCGGGCCATCGGGTGCGACGCCGCGCAGGGGTGGCACTTCGGCCAGCCCAACCCGGCATCACACGTCGACGCCCTCCTCTAG
- a CDS encoding response regulator transcription factor has protein sequence MTTSPTPPTTRTKVLLVDDHDLIRKGLRHAFERDRQFEVVGEAATAAEGVRQAGALQPDVVIMDLRLPDGSGLEATRALRKASSTMGIVVLTMYAGDDQLFGALEAGASAFVPKTAPADEVVAAARHAASSPSAFTAADLAEAMKRRLAPSGPQLSPREGQVLRLLADGMSVAGIAKQLFVSESTAKTHISKLYEKLGAANRAQALMTALRLGLLEAPDAPKF, from the coding sequence ATGACCACCAGCCCCACGCCACCGACTACGCGTACGAAGGTCCTCCTTGTCGATGACCACGACCTGATCCGGAAGGGTCTTCGGCACGCGTTCGAGCGCGACCGCCAGTTCGAGGTCGTCGGTGAGGCCGCTACGGCCGCCGAGGGGGTACGCCAGGCCGGCGCGCTGCAGCCCGACGTCGTGATCATGGACCTGCGGCTGCCCGACGGCAGCGGCCTGGAGGCGACCCGGGCGCTGCGCAAGGCCAGCTCCACCATGGGCATCGTCGTGCTGACCATGTACGCGGGCGACGACCAGCTCTTCGGGGCGTTGGAGGCGGGCGCGAGCGCGTTCGTGCCGAAGACCGCCCCGGCCGACGAGGTGGTGGCGGCCGCCCGGCACGCCGCGTCGTCGCCGAGCGCGTTCACCGCGGCCGACCTGGCCGAGGCGATGAAGCGGCGGCTGGCCCCGTCCGGGCCGCAGCTGTCCCCGCGCGAGGGCCAGGTGCTCCGGCTGCTCGCCGACGGCATGAGCGTGGCCGGCATCGCCAAGCAGCTCTTCGTCAGCGAGTCGACGGCCAAGACGCACATCTCGAAGCTCTACGAGAAGCTCGGCGCCGCCAACCGCGCCCAGGCCCTCATGACCGCCCTGCGCCTGGGCCTCCTGGAAGCGCCCGACGCCCCCAAGTTCTAA
- a CDS encoding AMP-dependent synthetase/ligase, whose protein sequence is MREFAVPPVVTIGDTANLTDPVWDNAESAPGTVQFARRTSAGWVDVTCAEFRDEVVALARGLVAAGIEPGDRVGLMSKTRYEWTLVDYAIWSVGAVTVPIYETSSAEQVGWILSDSGAVACVVETNTHALAVAGAAPDLEKVWQIEVGDLDALRERGAAVDPAEIELRRRATKADDIATIIYTSGTTGRPKGCTLTHRNMYADIANAIPGLPNIFQEGASTLLFLPLAHSFARLIQIGVVAGRAKMGHTADIKNLVAELQSFRPTFVLSVPRVFEKVYNTAKQRAHADGKGKIFDQAEEVAVAYSEGLDKPGGPGLSVRLQHALFDRLVYGKLRAALGGQCREAISGGAPLGTRLAHFFRGIGVTVYEGYGLTETSPAVAVNLQNGIRIGTVGRPLPGVTVRIADDGEILIKGDLIFDRYWNNEEATAEVLDEDRWFHSGDIGELDGDGYLAITGRKKEIIVTAGGKNVAPALLEDRLRAHPLVSQTVVVGDRQPFIAALVTIDEEAWPKWLAGAGHPETAAIADMCDDQKLRAEIQGAVDEANKAVSHAEAIKEFRILPRDFTEATGELTPSLKVKRNVVHKTYAAEIADIYGD, encoded by the coding sequence GTGCGCGAGTTCGCCGTACCGCCGGTGGTCACCATCGGCGACACCGCCAACCTGACCGACCCGGTCTGGGACAACGCTGAGAGCGCCCCGGGCACGGTGCAGTTCGCCCGGCGTACGTCCGCCGGCTGGGTGGACGTGACCTGTGCCGAGTTCCGGGACGAGGTCGTGGCGCTGGCCCGAGGGCTGGTCGCCGCCGGCATCGAGCCGGGCGACCGGGTCGGGCTCATGAGCAAGACCCGCTACGAGTGGACGCTCGTCGACTACGCCATCTGGTCGGTCGGCGCGGTCACCGTGCCGATCTACGAGACGTCGAGCGCCGAGCAGGTGGGCTGGATCCTGTCCGACTCGGGCGCGGTGGCCTGCGTGGTGGAGACCAACACCCACGCCCTGGCCGTCGCGGGCGCCGCCCCCGACCTGGAAAAGGTCTGGCAGATCGAGGTCGGCGACCTGGACGCGCTGCGCGAGCGCGGGGCCGCCGTCGACCCGGCCGAGATCGAGCTGCGCCGCCGGGCGACGAAGGCCGACGACATCGCCACCATCATCTACACCAGTGGCACCACCGGCCGCCCCAAGGGCTGCACGCTGACCCACCGCAACATGTACGCGGACATCGCCAACGCGATCCCCGGCCTGCCCAACATCTTCCAGGAGGGCGCGTCCACGCTGCTCTTCCTGCCGCTCGCGCACTCGTTCGCCCGGCTCATCCAGATCGGCGTGGTCGCCGGCCGGGCCAAGATGGGCCACACCGCCGACATCAAGAACCTGGTGGCCGAGCTGCAGTCGTTCCGCCCGACGTTCGTGCTGTCCGTGCCGCGCGTGTTCGAGAAGGTCTACAACACCGCGAAGCAGCGCGCCCACGCCGACGGCAAGGGCAAGATCTTCGACCAGGCCGAGGAGGTCGCCGTCGCGTACAGCGAAGGGCTGGACAAGCCCGGCGGCCCCGGCCTCAGCGTGCGCCTGCAGCACGCGCTCTTCGACCGATTGGTGTACGGCAAGCTGCGCGCCGCCCTCGGCGGCCAGTGCCGCGAGGCGATCTCCGGCGGGGCGCCGCTGGGCACGCGGCTCGCGCACTTCTTCCGCGGCATCGGTGTCACGGTCTACGAGGGGTACGGGCTGACGGAGACGTCCCCGGCGGTCGCCGTCAACCTGCAGAACGGGATCCGCATCGGCACGGTCGGCCGGCCCCTGCCCGGGGTGACGGTCCGGATCGCCGACGACGGTGAGATCCTGATCAAGGGCGACCTGATCTTCGACCGGTACTGGAACAACGAGGAGGCGACCGCCGAGGTCCTCGACGAGGACCGCTGGTTCCACAGCGGCGACATCGGAGAGCTTGACGGCGACGGCTACCTGGCCATCACCGGGCGCAAGAAGGAGATCATCGTGACCGCCGGCGGCAAGAACGTCGCCCCGGCGCTGCTCGAGGACCGCCTGCGCGCCCATCCGCTGGTCAGCCAGACCGTGGTCGTCGGCGACCGGCAGCCGTTCATCGCCGCGCTCGTCACCATCGACGAGGAGGCGTGGCCGAAGTGGCTGGCGGGCGCCGGCCACCCGGAGACCGCCGCGATCGCCGACATGTGCGACGACCAGAAGCTGCGCGCCGAGATCCAGGGCGCCGTCGACGAGGCCAACAAGGCGGTGTCGCACGCGGAGGCCATCAAGGAGTTCCGGATCCTCCCGCGCGACTTCACCGAGGCGACCGGGGAGCTGACCCCCTCGCTGAAGGTCAAGCGCAACGTGGTGCACAAGACGTACGCCGCCGAGATCGCCGACATCTACGGAGACTGA
- a CDS encoding ROK family glucokinase, whose amino-acid sequence MTLTIGVDVGGTKVAAGVVTSAGDVLAQTRHDTPADDVAKTRDVIVEAVAEMAAAHPVEAVGIGAAGWIDASRSTVLFAPNIAWRDEPLRDYVSDAVGLPVIVENDANAAAWAEFQFGAARHAEDSMVMFTIGTGVGGAIVLGGELVRGTHGIAAELGHMLSVPDGHLCGCGRHGCLEQYASGNALVRFARAGARQEPGRAGELLDLAGGDAEEITGPMVTAAAQSGDQVSREAFAQIGRWLGIALADMVQILDPQVLVVGGGVVDAGELLLGPTRRSYVDALAQRGRIPVAELKAAEMGNAAGVVGAGDLARRR is encoded by the coding sequence GTGACGCTGACCATCGGAGTTGACGTCGGCGGCACGAAGGTGGCCGCCGGCGTTGTCACCTCAGCGGGTGACGTGCTGGCGCAGACGCGCCACGACACCCCGGCCGACGACGTCGCCAAGACCCGTGACGTGATCGTCGAGGCGGTCGCCGAGATGGCAGCGGCGCACCCGGTCGAGGCGGTGGGCATCGGGGCCGCGGGTTGGATCGACGCCAGTCGCTCCACGGTGCTCTTCGCGCCCAACATCGCCTGGCGCGACGAGCCCCTGCGGGACTACGTCAGCGACGCGGTCGGCCTGCCGGTCATCGTGGAGAACGACGCGAACGCGGCGGCCTGGGCCGAGTTCCAGTTCGGGGCGGCCCGGCACGCCGAGGACTCGATGGTGATGTTCACCATCGGCACCGGCGTCGGCGGGGCCATCGTGCTGGGCGGTGAGCTGGTCCGCGGCACCCACGGCATCGCCGCTGAGCTCGGCCACATGCTCTCCGTCCCGGACGGCCACCTGTGCGGCTGCGGGCGGCACGGCTGCCTGGAGCAGTACGCCAGCGGCAACGCCCTGGTCCGGTTCGCCCGCGCCGGCGCCCGCCAGGAGCCGGGCCGCGCCGGCGAGCTGCTCGACCTGGCCGGCGGCGACGCCGAGGAGATCACCGGGCCGATGGTCACCGCCGCGGCGCAGAGCGGCGACCAGGTGTCCCGCGAGGCGTTCGCGCAGATCGGCCGGTGGCTCGGCATCGCGCTCGCCGACATGGTGCAGATCCTCGACCCGCAGGTGCTTGTCGTGGGCGGCGGTGTGGTCGACGCGGGGGAGCTGCTGCTCGGCCCCACCCGGCGTTCCTATGTGGACGCCTTGGCCCAGCGCGGCCGGATCCCGGTGGCCGAGCTGAAGGCCGCCGAGATGGGCAACGCGGCCGGCGTGGTTGGCGCGGGAGATCTCGCCCGCCGGCGTTAA
- a CDS encoding endonuclease/exonuclease/phosphatase family protein — MDLRVVSYNVHGQRDDTAALAEVVRDLAPDVVVVQEGPRRFRWRGKGAALAHSFGMVVAAGGLPSLGNLVLTTFRVRVHDAWCVRFPLTPGRHMRGAAFAACSVGPVRFVVAGAHLSTDPDERPAQARELKDAMSKVDAPVILGADLNEGSGGAAWRTVADGLTDAAVAQDRAGAPTFPCANPRNRIDAIFVDPRVTVTGYEVVDTALARRASDHFPVRADVVIT, encoded by the coding sequence GTGGATCTACGCGTGGTGTCGTACAACGTGCACGGCCAGCGGGACGACACGGCCGCGCTGGCCGAGGTGGTCCGGGATCTGGCACCCGACGTCGTGGTCGTCCAGGAGGGTCCGCGCCGCTTCCGCTGGCGCGGCAAGGGCGCGGCGCTCGCGCACTCGTTCGGCATGGTGGTCGCGGCCGGCGGCCTGCCGTCGCTGGGCAACCTGGTGCTGACCACCTTCCGGGTACGCGTGCACGACGCGTGGTGCGTGCGCTTCCCGCTGACTCCGGGGCGGCACATGCGCGGGGCGGCGTTCGCGGCGTGCTCGGTCGGTCCGGTGCGCTTCGTGGTGGCCGGCGCGCACCTGTCCACCGATCCGGACGAGCGCCCGGCGCAGGCCCGCGAGCTGAAGGACGCCATGTCCAAGGTGGACGCGCCGGTGATCCTGGGCGCCGATCTCAACGAGGGTTCCGGCGGCGCCGCCTGGCGTACGGTGGCCGACGGCCTCACCGACGCGGCCGTGGCGCAGGACCGGGCCGGCGCGCCGACGTTCCCCTGCGCCAACCCGCGCAACCGCATCGACGCCATCTTCGTCGACCCGCGCGTCACGGTCACCGGCTACGAGGTCGTCGACACCGCCCTGGCGCGCCGGGCGAGTGACCACTTTCCGGTACGCGCGGACGTGGTCATCACCTGA